The Myxococcaceae bacterium JPH2 genome has a window encoding:
- the kynU gene encoding kynureninase: MTSHRYENTEAFARRMDAEDALASFRDEFLFPPSPSGEPSIYLAGNSLGLQPKRARQYIQEELEDWARLGVEGHVHGRHPWLPYHELLTEQVARIVGAQPQEVVVMNTLSVNLHLMMVSFYRPTRERYKILIEAGAFPSDQYAVASQARFHGMDPTQAVMLLQPRDGEATLRTEDVLETLARHGKEIALVMLGSVNYLTGQSFDLAAITRAAHAQGCQVGFDLAHGAGNLKLALHDTGPDFAVWCSYKYLNGGPGSLGGVFVHERHARSPQLPRFEGWWGHNKATRFQMGPTFDPLPGAEGWQLSNPPIFQLAALRASVELFDRATLPALHARSQKLTGYLEFLLDQLPEGFVRITTPRDPAQRGAQLSLRFRGEPKQLLTRLGEAGVICDFREPDIIRAAPTALYNSFLDVYRFVKTLEGHARG; the protein is encoded by the coding sequence ATGACTTCGCATCGCTACGAGAACACCGAGGCCTTCGCCCGGCGCATGGACGCCGAGGACGCGCTGGCCTCCTTCCGCGACGAGTTCCTCTTCCCGCCCAGCCCCTCGGGCGAGCCGTCCATCTATCTGGCGGGCAACTCGCTCGGGCTGCAGCCGAAGCGCGCGCGCCAGTACATCCAGGAGGAGCTGGAGGACTGGGCGCGGCTGGGCGTGGAGGGCCACGTGCACGGGCGCCACCCGTGGCTGCCCTACCATGAGCTACTCACCGAGCAGGTCGCCCGCATCGTGGGCGCGCAGCCGCAAGAAGTCGTGGTGATGAACACCTTGTCGGTGAACCTGCACCTGATGATGGTGTCGTTCTACCGACCCACGCGCGAGCGCTACAAGATTCTCATCGAGGCGGGCGCGTTCCCGTCGGACCAGTACGCGGTCGCGTCCCAGGCGCGCTTCCACGGCATGGATCCAACGCAGGCCGTGATGCTCCTCCAGCCGCGCGACGGCGAGGCCACGCTGCGCACCGAGGACGTCCTGGAGACGCTGGCGCGACACGGGAAGGAGATCGCGCTGGTGATGCTGGGCAGCGTGAACTACCTCACCGGACAGTCCTTCGACCTCGCGGCCATCACCCGCGCGGCCCACGCGCAGGGCTGTCAGGTGGGCTTCGACCTGGCGCACGGCGCGGGCAACCTGAAGCTCGCGCTGCATGACACCGGGCCGGACTTCGCGGTGTGGTGTTCCTACAAGTACCTCAACGGCGGCCCCGGCAGCCTGGGCGGCGTGTTCGTCCATGAGCGCCACGCGCGCTCGCCCCAGCTCCCGCGCTTCGAGGGCTGGTGGGGCCACAACAAGGCCACGCGCTTCCAGATGGGCCCCACGTTCGACCCGCTCCCCGGCGCGGAGGGATGGCAGCTCTCCAACCCGCCCATCTTCCAGCTCGCCGCGCTGCGCGCCTCGGTGGAGTTGTTCGACCGCGCCACCCTGCCCGCGCTGCACGCCCGGAGCCAGAAGCTCACGGGCTACCTGGAGTTCCTCCTCGACCAACTGCCGGAGGGCTTCGTGCGCATCACCACGCCGAGAGACCCCGCGCAGCGCGGCGCCCAGCTCTCGCTGCGCTTCCGCGGCGAGCCCAAGCAACTGCTCACGCGGCTGGGCGAGGCGGGCGTCATCTGCGACTTCCGCGAGCCGGACATCATCCGCGCCGCGCCCACCGCGCTCTACAACTCGTTCCTGGACGTCTATCGCTTCGTGAAGACGCTGGAGGGCCACGCCCGTGGCTGA
- a CDS encoding FAD-dependent monooxygenase, translating into MAEPKEAVTIAGAGLVGSLLAINLARRGHPVEVLERRADMRRETVEAGRSINLAISTRGLYALRQLGLEDEALRHAIPMRGRMIHSPRGELTFQPYGKDDSQHINSLSRGWLNQFLMTRAEETGRVNIRFRQRVSGVNLKAGEIRVVDEATGASRDVRPGVLFGTDGSGSVLRHTLAAWSDAQVTQEQLGHGYKELTIPPGAGGRFQMEKHALHIWPRGTYMLIALPNEDGSFTCTLFLPWQGPVSFASLDTPARLEAFFQEQFADARALIPDLVQAFFARPTGHMVTVKSPRWRLGGGTLLLGDAAHAIVPFYGQGMNCGFEDCTVLEACLDRHATWEGAFAEFERLRKTNADAIADMAVENFIEMRDSTADPRFLLEKGVEKVLLNAFPGEFVSRYSLVSFSRVPYRLAYELGALASGIVSELARELTRPEDVDLTRAGQLIRARMVPFMKENADGFRTEG; encoded by the coding sequence GTGGCTGAGCCCAAGGAAGCGGTCACCATCGCGGGCGCGGGGCTGGTGGGCTCGCTGCTCGCCATCAACCTGGCTCGACGCGGCCACCCCGTGGAGGTGCTGGAGCGCCGCGCGGACATGCGCCGCGAGACGGTGGAGGCGGGCCGCTCCATCAACCTCGCCATCTCCACGCGCGGCCTGTACGCGCTCCGGCAGCTGGGCCTGGAGGACGAGGCGCTGCGCCACGCCATCCCCATGCGCGGGCGGATGATCCACTCGCCTCGGGGCGAGCTGACCTTCCAGCCCTACGGCAAGGATGACTCGCAGCACATCAACTCGCTGTCACGAGGCTGGCTCAACCAGTTCCTCATGACGCGCGCGGAGGAGACGGGCCGGGTGAACATCCGCTTCCGCCAGCGCGTGAGCGGCGTGAACCTGAAGGCGGGCGAGATCCGCGTGGTCGACGAGGCCACCGGCGCGTCTCGCGACGTGCGCCCGGGCGTCCTCTTCGGGACGGACGGCTCGGGCTCGGTGCTGCGCCACACCCTGGCGGCGTGGAGCGATGCGCAGGTGACGCAGGAGCAGCTCGGCCACGGCTACAAGGAGCTGACCATTCCCCCCGGCGCGGGCGGGCGCTTCCAGATGGAGAAGCACGCGCTGCACATCTGGCCGCGGGGCACGTACATGCTCATCGCGCTGCCCAACGAGGATGGCAGCTTCACCTGCACGCTGTTCCTCCCGTGGCAGGGCCCGGTGAGCTTCGCCTCGCTGGATACGCCCGCGCGGCTGGAGGCGTTCTTCCAGGAGCAGTTCGCGGACGCGCGCGCGCTCATCCCCGACCTGGTGCAGGCGTTCTTCGCCCGGCCCACCGGGCACATGGTGACGGTGAAGTCCCCGCGGTGGCGCCTGGGCGGCGGCACGCTCCTGTTGGGCGACGCGGCCCACGCCATCGTCCCCTTCTACGGCCAGGGGATGAACTGCGGCTTCGAGGACTGCACCGTGCTGGAGGCGTGTCTGGACCGGCACGCCACGTGGGAAGGCGCCTTCGCGGAGTTCGAGCGGCTGCGCAAGACGAACGCGGACGCCATCGCGGACATGGCGGTGGAGAACTTCATCGAGATGCGCGACAGCACGGCCGACCCGCGCTTCCTCCTGGAGAAGGGCGTGGAGAAGGTGCTGCTCAACGCCTTCCCGGGAGAGTTCGTCAGCCGCTACTCGCTCGTGAGCTTCAGCCGCGTCCCGTACCGGCTGGCCTACGAGCTGGGCGCGCTCGCCAGCGGCATCGTGTCCGAGCTGGCGCGGGAGCTGACGCGCCCGGAGGACGTGGACCTCACGCGCGCCGGCCAGCTCATCCGAGCCCGGATGGTGCCCTTCATGAAGGAGAACGCGGATGGATTTCGGACTGAAGGGTAG
- a CDS encoding SDR family oxidoreductase: protein MDFGLKGRRALVMGASAGLGRACATALVKEGATVALCARGGDRLNATAQAMGAALAVPCDLSQPGAARALVREVVAKLGGVDILVINSGGPPPGGIESISDTQWQAGFQSLWMTAVDSIQEALPGMKAQGWGRIVLVTSTAAREALPNLTISNGLRAGLLGLVKTVSNEVGPHGITVNAALPGYHATDRMKDLGLTDEKVAPQIPARRLGRPEEFGALVAFLASEPAAYINGQSIACDGGALRGF from the coding sequence ATGGATTTCGGACTGAAGGGTAGACGGGCGCTGGTGATGGGCGCCTCGGCCGGCCTGGGGCGCGCGTGCGCCACCGCGCTGGTGAAGGAGGGCGCCACCGTGGCCCTCTGCGCGCGCGGCGGAGACCGCCTCAACGCCACGGCCCAGGCGATGGGCGCCGCGCTCGCCGTCCCGTGCGACCTGTCTCAGCCCGGCGCTGCCCGCGCGCTGGTGCGCGAGGTGGTGGCGAAGCTGGGCGGCGTGGACATCCTCGTCATCAACTCGGGCGGCCCGCCGCCCGGCGGCATCGAGTCCATCAGCGACACCCAATGGCAGGCGGGCTTCCAGAGCCTGTGGATGACGGCGGTGGACAGCATCCAGGAGGCCCTGCCCGGCATGAAGGCCCAGGGCTGGGGACGCATCGTGCTCGTCACCTCCACCGCCGCACGCGAGGCGCTGCCCAACCTCACCATCTCCAACGGCCTGCGCGCCGGGCTCCTCGGATTGGTGAAGACCGTCAGCAACGAGGTGGGCCCGCACGGCATCACCGTCAACGCGGCGCTGCCCGGCTACCATGCCACGGACCGCATGAAGGACCTGGGCCTCACCGACGAGAAGGTCGCCCCCCAGATTCCCGCGCGCCGCCTGGGTCGCCCCGAGGAGTTCGGCGCCCTCGTCGCCTTCCTCGCCTCCGAGCCCGCCGCGTACATCAACGGCCAGTCCATCGCCTGCGACGGAGGCGCCCTCCGCGGCTTCTGA